The following proteins are co-located in the Labrys monachus genome:
- a CDS encoding transglutaminase-like domain-containing protein: protein MLIRYGFNIDLDFFQPSTLVTVMDVHPDRWSDIVSETSYPYGQARRARTFFDAHGNFCRRIDLDGGTVSLRREGLIRDGGLPDPVFPTLPQTPVADLPDETLQYLTASRYCETDLMAAFAWQNFGWIEGGWARVQAICDFVQGHLRFDYALASPTRTAVGAFQERVGVCRDFNHLAVTLCRCLNIPARYCNGYLGDIGVPFNPDPMDFNAWFEAYLDGRWYTFDARHNQPRIGRILLARGRDAADIPMIHSYGQHSLGRFEVITEEVPEAQAMRAVA from the coding sequence ATGCTCATCCGTTACGGCTTCAACATCGATCTCGATTTCTTCCAGCCGTCGACGCTGGTCACAGTGATGGACGTCCATCCCGACCGGTGGAGCGACATCGTTTCGGAAACGAGCTATCCCTATGGCCAGGCCCGCCGGGCCCGCACCTTCTTCGATGCCCACGGCAATTTCTGCCGTCGCATCGATCTCGACGGCGGCACGGTATCGCTGCGCCGCGAGGGCCTGATCCGCGACGGCGGCCTTCCGGACCCGGTGTTCCCCACCCTGCCGCAGACGCCGGTCGCCGACCTGCCCGACGAGACGCTGCAATATCTCACCGCCAGCCGCTATTGCGAGACCGATCTGATGGCCGCCTTCGCCTGGCAGAATTTCGGCTGGATCGAAGGCGGCTGGGCCAGGGTGCAGGCGATCTGCGATTTCGTGCAGGGGCATCTGCGCTTCGATTACGCCCTGGCCTCCCCCACCCGCACCGCCGTGGGCGCGTTCCAGGAGCGCGTCGGCGTGTGCCGCGATTTCAACCACCTCGCCGTCACCCTCTGCCGGTGCCTCAATATCCCCGCGCGCTACTGCAACGGCTATCTCGGCGACATTGGCGTGCCGTTCAATCCCGATCCCATGGATTTCAACGCGTGGTTCGAGGCCTATCTCGACGGCCGCTGGTACACGTTCGACGCCCGCCACAACCAGCCGCGAATCGGCCGTATCCTGCTCGCGCGGGGCCGGGACGCCGCCGACATCCCGATGATCCATTCCTACGGCCAGCATAGCCTCGGCCGTTTCGAAGTGATCACCGAGGAGGTGCCGGAAGCCCAGGCCATGCGCGCCGTGGCGTAA
- a CDS encoding EamA family transporter: MHLPLTVFLAVLAAAALHAGWNALVKIKLDPFLAMTLICVSCAIIALPALAITGLPAGAAWPWIALSTFLHLGYYLFLAEAYRRADMGQIYPIARGAAPLVTALISLFIVHDPVSPGNLIGIVLLGLGVLLISLKGQRSALVPSRAAIVYALLTAATISLYTVADGIGARAAGGPNAYAAALFAVDAYPMLAICLWRKGLSGIRPALRFVVPGFAGGAMSLAAYWIVIWAMTVAPIALVAATRETSVLFGGIIAVLFLKEPLTPVRGVSAFLILLGLVFMRLF, encoded by the coding sequence ATGCATCTCCCTCTTACGGTCTTCCTCGCCGTGCTGGCCGCAGCCGCCCTGCATGCCGGCTGGAACGCCCTGGTCAAGATCAAGCTCGACCCCTTCCTGGCGATGACGCTGATCTGCGTCTCCTGTGCCATCATCGCCCTGCCGGCCCTGGCGATCACCGGGCTGCCGGCCGGCGCGGCATGGCCGTGGATCGCCCTCTCCACCTTCCTTCATCTCGGCTACTACCTGTTCCTCGCCGAAGCCTATCGCCGGGCCGACATGGGCCAGATCTATCCGATCGCCCGCGGCGCCGCCCCGCTGGTGACGGCGCTGATCTCGCTGTTCATCGTCCATGACCCGGTCAGCCCCGGCAATCTGATCGGCATCGTGCTGCTCGGCCTCGGCGTGCTGCTGATTTCGCTGAAGGGCCAGCGTTCGGCGCTGGTGCCGAGCCGCGCGGCGATCGTCTACGCCTTGCTGACGGCGGCCACCATCTCGCTCTACACCGTCGCCGACGGCATCGGCGCGCGGGCCGCGGGCGGTCCCAACGCCTATGCGGCGGCCCTGTTCGCGGTCGACGCCTATCCCATGCTGGCGATCTGCCTTTGGCGCAAGGGATTGTCGGGCATCCGGCCGGCGCTGCGCTTCGTCGTGCCGGGCTTTGCCGGCGGGGCGATGTCGCTGGCCGCCTACTGGATCGTGATCTGGGCGATGACGGTCGCGCCCATCGCGCTGGTCGCCGCCACGCGCGAGACGAGCGTGCTGTTCGGCGGCATCATCGCCGTGCTCTTCCTCAAGGAACCGCTGACGCCGGTGCGCGGCGTCTCCGCCTTCCTGATCCTGCTCGGCCTCGTCTTCATGCGGCTGTTCTGA
- the ahcY gene encoding adenosylhomocysteinase — protein MSTHDYIVKDMGLAAWGRKEIDIAETEMPGLMATRAEYGPAQVLKGARIAGSLHMTIQTAVLIETLTALGADVRWASCNIYSTQDHAAAAIAAAGTPVFAVKGETLEEYWQYTHKIFEWADGGTPNMILDDGGDATMLMHLGLRAEKGDTAFLDGATNEEEEVVFAAIKARMKEQPGWYTKNALAIRGVTEETTTGVHRLYEMAKKGTLLFPAINVNDSVTKSKFDNLYGCRESLVDGIRRGTDVMMAGKVAMVAGFGDVGKGSAASLRNAGCRVMVSEVDPICALQAAMEGYEVVTMEEAAPRADIFVTATGNIDVITIDHMRAMKDRAIVCNIGHFDSEIQVAALRNLKWSNVKPQVDEIQFADGHRIILLSEGRLVNLGNATGHPSFVMSASFTNQTLAQIELWTNPGQYGKEVYTLPKHLDEKVASLHLAKVGAHLTRLSDKQSAYIGVPQTGPFKPELYRY, from the coding sequence ATGAGCACGCACGATTATATCGTCAAGGATATGGGCCTCGCCGCCTGGGGCCGTAAGGAAATCGACATCGCCGAGACCGAGATGCCCGGCCTGATGGCGACGCGCGCCGAATACGGCCCGGCCCAGGTGCTGAAGGGCGCCCGCATCGCCGGCTCGCTCCACATGACGATCCAGACCGCAGTGCTGATCGAGACGCTGACGGCCCTCGGCGCCGATGTGCGCTGGGCGTCGTGCAACATCTACTCGACCCAGGACCACGCCGCCGCCGCGATCGCCGCGGCCGGCACCCCGGTCTTCGCCGTCAAGGGCGAGACGCTGGAGGAGTACTGGCAGTACACCCACAAGATCTTCGAGTGGGCCGATGGCGGCACGCCGAACATGATCCTCGACGACGGCGGCGACGCCACCATGCTGATGCATCTCGGCCTGCGCGCCGAGAAGGGCGACACGGCCTTCCTCGACGGCGCCACCAATGAGGAAGAGGAAGTCGTCTTCGCCGCCATCAAGGCGCGGATGAAGGAACAGCCGGGCTGGTACACCAAGAACGCGCTCGCCATCCGCGGCGTGACGGAAGAGACCACCACGGGCGTGCACCGCCTCTACGAGATGGCGAAGAAGGGCACGCTGCTGTTCCCCGCCATCAACGTCAACGATTCCGTCACCAAGTCGAAGTTCGACAATCTCTATGGCTGCCGGGAATCGCTGGTCGACGGCATCCGCCGCGGCACTGACGTGATGATGGCCGGCAAGGTCGCCATGGTCGCCGGCTTCGGCGATGTCGGCAAGGGCTCGGCCGCGTCGCTGCGCAATGCCGGCTGCCGCGTCATGGTCTCGGAAGTCGACCCGATCTGCGCCCTGCAGGCGGCGATGGAAGGCTATGAAGTCGTCACCATGGAAGAGGCGGCGCCCCGCGCCGATATCTTCGTGACGGCGACGGGCAATATCGACGTCATCACCATCGACCATATGCGCGCCATGAAGGATCGCGCCATCGTCTGCAACATCGGCCACTTCGATTCCGAGATCCAGGTCGCGGCGCTGCGCAACCTGAAATGGAGCAATGTGAAGCCGCAGGTCGACGAGATCCAGTTCGCCGACGGCCACCGCATCATCCTGCTGTCCGAGGGCCGCCTGGTGAATCTCGGCAACGCCACCGGCCATCCCTCCTTCGTGATGTCGGCCTCCTTCACCAACCAGACGTTGGCGCAGATCGAGCTGTGGACCAATCCGGGCCAGTACGGCAAGGAAGTCTATACCCTGCCCAAGCATCTCGACGAGAAGGTCGCCTCGCTGCATCTCGCCAAGGTCGGCGCGCATCTCACCAGGCTCAGCGACAAGCAGTCCGCCTATATCGGCGTGCCGCAGACCGGCCCGTTCAAGCCGGAACTCTACCGCTACTGA
- a CDS encoding FAD-dependent oxidoreductase produces the protein MSDISQFKPVKPTSAPYNVAIIGGGPGGLFTAWHLAAKVGNACKITIYEASERLGGKIITGEFAGVGPYEIGVAEIYDYSALGPDPLRDLIEKELGLEIKHIAGGACVLDDKVLESYKDLKENFGDETFESVEAFKKRCTELLSRPDFYSSARNVDNRHAWSRVSAEEVIATEIPDEMARRYVRIMAHSDVAAPPHLTNGLTFLKNALMDSEGYMDVFSVVGGNEQIVDRLADELDADVQFNSSLKSVRPLFDGSLQLGMHVNGKPETVVADYVVLALPLTALSIIDWRSPHLQQAMARHINYFDRPGHYLRATLLFERPFWRDVLPGAWWMIDAFDGCCVYDEGARNSLGQWGALGFLIAGNAALGLANMSNEAIEKLCLDALPPCLEFGRKLHVDTRIHRWMASVNAIPGGFPVRSPYLNHRPNAEQLPNLVAVGDYMFDATLNGVLDSADAATDILLAEVVARRQREAEIDGRLAVSEWFDPPGAEEQDGVFDATYLADMLRAVWNVQPGARILHVGSGGGEVVAALRSLGFDAQGLEPSQHAWRSTPPELRAFNLCSAPLGLDVPDGYFDVVLDTGLCRFERSELPKMLAEIRRVTRYGFVLGSISSDLPIELVERRKLLTGVKTLTSRWDWSDQLLAIGFHFALSDPRLLDVAWKKTVAAGVAPGEWYEDAESLLYCFYGASGSAASDIAAAAEADRIVEERLYTDERVPVSGL, from the coding sequence ATGAGCGATATATCCCAGTTTAAACCCGTCAAGCCGACGTCTGCGCCGTATAATGTCGCGATCATTGGGGGAGGCCCCGGAGGTTTATTTACGGCGTGGCACCTGGCCGCCAAAGTCGGCAATGCCTGCAAGATTACGATCTATGAAGCGAGCGAGCGGCTGGGCGGCAAGATCATCACCGGTGAATTTGCCGGCGTCGGCCCTTATGAGATCGGCGTCGCCGAAATCTATGATTATTCCGCTCTCGGCCCCGATCCGCTGCGCGACCTGATCGAAAAGGAGCTGGGCCTCGAGATCAAGCATATCGCGGGGGGCGCCTGCGTCCTCGACGACAAGGTCCTGGAAAGCTACAAGGACCTGAAAGAGAATTTCGGAGACGAGACCTTCGAATCCGTCGAGGCGTTCAAGAAGCGCTGCACGGAGCTGCTCAGCCGTCCCGACTTCTATTCCAGCGCCAGGAACGTCGACAACCGGCATGCATGGTCGCGGGTTTCGGCGGAAGAGGTGATCGCGACCGAGATTCCCGACGAGATGGCCCGCCGCTATGTGCGAATCATGGCGCACAGCGATGTCGCGGCGCCGCCGCACCTCACCAACGGCCTCACCTTCCTCAAGAACGCCCTCATGGATTCGGAGGGCTATATGGACGTCTTTTCGGTGGTGGGGGGCAATGAGCAGATCGTCGACCGCCTCGCCGACGAACTCGACGCCGACGTCCAGTTCAACTCCTCGCTCAAATCCGTCCGGCCCCTGTTCGACGGCAGCCTTCAGCTCGGCATGCATGTCAACGGCAAGCCCGAGACGGTGGTGGCCGACTATGTCGTCCTCGCTTTGCCGCTGACCGCGCTGTCCATCATCGACTGGCGCTCTCCGCATCTGCAGCAGGCCATGGCCCGCCACATCAATTATTTTGACCGCCCCGGGCATTATCTGCGCGCCACGCTGCTGTTCGAACGGCCGTTCTGGCGCGACGTGCTGCCGGGCGCATGGTGGATGATCGATGCGTTCGACGGCTGCTGCGTCTATGACGAAGGGGCTCGCAACAGTCTCGGCCAGTGGGGCGCACTCGGCTTCCTGATCGCCGGCAACGCGGCGCTCGGCCTGGCGAACATGTCGAACGAGGCGATCGAGAAACTATGCCTCGACGCCCTGCCGCCCTGCCTGGAATTCGGCCGCAAGCTGCATGTCGACACCCGCATCCATCGCTGGATGGCATCGGTGAACGCCATTCCCGGCGGTTTCCCGGTCCGCAGCCCCTATCTCAACCACCGTCCCAATGCGGAGCAACTCCCCAATCTGGTGGCGGTCGGCGACTACATGTTCGACGCCACGCTGAACGGCGTGCTCGATTCGGCCGACGCGGCGACGGACATCCTGCTGGCCGAGGTCGTCGCCAGGCGCCAGAGGGAGGCGGAGATCGACGGCCGCCTCGCCGTCAGCGAGTGGTTCGATCCGCCGGGCGCCGAGGAACAGGACGGCGTGTTCGACGCGACCTATCTCGCCGACATGCTGCGGGCCGTCTGGAACGTGCAGCCCGGGGCGCGCATTCTCCACGTCGGCTCCGGCGGGGGAGAGGTGGTGGCGGCGCTGCGCTCGCTCGGCTTCGACGCGCAGGGCCTCGAACCGAGCCAGCACGCCTGGCGTTCGACTCCGCCGGAACTGCGCGCGTTCAATCTCTGCTCGGCCCCGCTCGGCCTCGACGTCCCGGACGGCTATTTCGACGTGGTGCTCGACACCGGCCTCTGCCGTTTCGAACGCTCGGAGCTGCCGAAGATGCTGGCGGAGATCCGGCGCGTGACCCGATATGGTTTCGTGCTCGGCTCCATCAGCAGCGACCTGCCGATCGAACTGGTCGAGCGCCGCAAGCTGCTGACCGGCGTCAAGACGCTCACTTCCCGCTGGGACTGGTCGGATCAGCTCCTCGCCATCGGATTCCACTTCGCACTGTCCGATCCGCGCCTCCTCGACGTGGCCTGGAAGAAGACGGTGGCGGCGGGCGTGGCCCCCGGCGAGTGGTATGAGGATGCGGAGAGCCTCCTTTACTGCTTCTACGGCGCAAGCGGCAGTGCCGCGAGCGACATCGCTGCGGCTGCGGAAGCGGATCGCATCGTCGAAGAGCGGCTCTACACGGACGAGCGGGTTCCCGTTTCGGGCCTGTAG
- a CDS encoding 2Fe-2S iron-sulfur cluster-binding protein, producing the protein MKRTARLAGPDWGLLIDPSRPVGFTFDGQRQTGFAGDVIASALMAGGRSLLSRSFKYHRPRGALTMAGHDVNAMVQVGPEPNVRGDRHPIEEGMAVTSINRLGSLDADRYAVLENFSRFLPVGFYYKTFFRPNGSWKLFEKPIRELAGLGRLDPKAHHGYYDKAYLFCDVLVVGAGPAGLEAAIAAAESGADTLLLDEWPEPGGSLLYGRLDGTRAAANERRRALVAKAQSLPTLRLMADTTATGLFADNWTSAIAGNRFYKIRSRQTVLATGAFDQPLVFGNNDRPGIMFADAAQRLIRLYGIRPGQRAVIVTANRFGYDAALDLADAGVEIAAVVDLGPARQGPAADAVRARAIPVRTGSTLVEARGKAHVEAVAVAAVTGRGETAPNPEWIACDLVAMSVGYTPALNLASHAGARAVYDETIAMHRARDLPPGVAIAGAAAGLWTDALAAEDAARQGAGAAARALGRPDTAAVAPADPGAADITHPWPIFTGGKAKDFVDFDEDLQAKDIVNTVKDGYDDIQLVKRYSTAGLGPSQGRHANLNTIRLVAEATGKTPAAVGTTTFRPPLVPEKFAHLAGRSFEPVRHTAMHQRHLELGARMMAAGLWMRPAYYGAKAEAAAAITAEVKAVRENVGMIDVSTLGGIEIRGPDAAEFVDRIYTWAYAKQPVGRARYALATDQSGVVFDDGVACRFHERHFYVTATTGAVDQMYRQMGWWNTQWRLDVDVANVTAAYAGVNIAGPKARAVLATLPTDIDLSAEAFPYMAVRAGLLGGIPVRILRVGFVGELGYEIHCPSGQGEALWDMLHEAGKPFGMKPFGVEAQRVLRLEKGHIIVGQDTDGLTNPAEAGMEWALARKKPFYVGKRAVDMQIAKGVTRRLVGFALADPAAPAPKECHLVIRDGQIAGRVTSAVLSPSLGKVVGLAYLPPDLAEAGSGFSIRIEGGRMIEATVVPTPFYDPENKRQDL; encoded by the coding sequence ATGAAGCGCACCGCCCGCCTCGCCGGCCCCGATTGGGGCCTGCTGATCGACCCGTCCCGCCCGGTCGGCTTCACCTTCGACGGCCAGCGCCAGACGGGCTTTGCCGGCGACGTCATCGCCAGCGCGCTGATGGCCGGGGGTCGCTCCCTGCTGTCGCGCTCGTTCAAATACCACCGCCCGCGCGGTGCCCTCACCATGGCCGGACACGACGTCAACGCCATGGTGCAGGTCGGCCCGGAGCCCAATGTGCGCGGCGACCGCCATCCGATCGAAGAGGGCATGGCGGTCACCTCGATCAACCGCCTGGGATCGCTCGACGCCGACCGCTACGCGGTGCTGGAGAATTTCTCGCGCTTCCTGCCGGTCGGCTTCTACTACAAGACCTTCTTCCGCCCGAACGGCTCGTGGAAGCTGTTCGAAAAGCCGATCCGGGAACTGGCCGGCCTCGGCCGGCTCGATCCGAAGGCCCATCACGGCTATTACGACAAGGCCTATCTGTTCTGCGACGTGCTGGTGGTCGGCGCCGGCCCGGCCGGGCTCGAGGCGGCGATCGCCGCCGCCGAATCGGGCGCCGACACGCTCCTGCTCGACGAATGGCCGGAGCCCGGGGGCTCCCTCCTCTATGGCCGCCTCGACGGCACCCGCGCCGCCGCCAACGAGCGCCGCCGCGCGCTGGTCGCCAAGGCGCAGAGCCTGCCGACCCTGCGCCTGATGGCGGACACCACCGCGACCGGGCTGTTCGCCGACAACTGGACCTCGGCCATCGCCGGCAACCGCTTCTACAAGATCCGCTCCCGGCAGACCGTGCTCGCGACCGGCGCCTTCGACCAGCCGCTGGTGTTCGGCAACAACGACCGGCCGGGCATCATGTTCGCCGACGCGGCGCAGCGGCTGATCCGCCTCTACGGCATCCGGCCCGGCCAGCGCGCCGTGATCGTCACCGCCAACCGCTTCGGCTACGACGCCGCGCTCGACCTCGCCGATGCCGGCGTGGAAATCGCCGCGGTCGTCGACCTCGGCCCGGCACGCCAAGGCCCCGCCGCCGATGCGGTGCGGGCGCGCGCCATTCCCGTGCGCACCGGCTCGACCCTGGTCGAGGCGCGCGGCAAGGCCCATGTCGAGGCGGTGGCGGTCGCCGCCGTCACCGGGCGGGGCGAGACGGCGCCGAACCCGGAATGGATCGCCTGCGACCTCGTCGCCATGAGCGTCGGCTATACGCCCGCCCTCAACCTCGCCAGCCATGCCGGCGCCAGGGCCGTCTACGACGAGACCATCGCCATGCATCGCGCCCGGGACCTGCCGCCGGGGGTGGCGATCGCCGGCGCCGCGGCCGGCCTGTGGACGGACGCCCTCGCCGCCGAAGACGCCGCCCGCCAGGGCGCGGGCGCCGCGGCGCGGGCGCTCGGCAGGCCCGATACGGCCGCCGTGGCGCCCGCCGATCCCGGCGCGGCCGACATCACCCATCCCTGGCCGATCTTCACCGGCGGCAAGGCCAAGGATTTCGTCGATTTCGACGAGGACCTGCAGGCCAAGGACATCGTCAACACCGTCAAGGACGGCTATGACGACATCCAGCTCGTCAAGCGCTATTCCACCGCCGGGCTGGGGCCGAGCCAGGGCCGCCACGCCAATCTCAACACCATCCGGCTGGTCGCCGAAGCGACGGGCAAGACGCCGGCGGCGGTCGGCACCACGACCTTCCGCCCGCCTCTGGTGCCGGAGAAGTTCGCCCATCTCGCCGGCCGCTCCTTCGAGCCGGTGCGCCACACCGCGATGCATCAGCGCCACCTGGAACTGGGGGCGCGCATGATGGCGGCGGGGCTGTGGATGCGCCCCGCTTATTACGGCGCCAAGGCGGAGGCCGCCGCCGCCATCACGGCCGAGGTCAAGGCCGTGCGCGAAAATGTCGGCATGATCGACGTGTCGACCCTCGGCGGCATCGAGATCCGCGGCCCCGACGCCGCCGAGTTCGTCGACAGGATCTATACCTGGGCCTATGCCAAGCAGCCGGTCGGCCGGGCACGCTATGCGCTCGCCACCGACCAGAGCGGCGTCGTCTTCGACGACGGCGTCGCCTGCCGGTTCCACGAGCGCCATTTCTACGTGACGGCCACCACCGGCGCGGTCGACCAGATGTATCGCCAGATGGGCTGGTGGAACACGCAATGGCGGCTCGACGTCGACGTCGCCAACGTCACCGCCGCCTATGCCGGCGTCAACATCGCCGGTCCCAAGGCCCGCGCCGTGCTGGCGACGCTGCCGACCGACATCGACCTGTCGGCGGAAGCCTTCCCCTATATGGCGGTGCGCGCGGGCCTGCTCGGCGGCATCCCTGTGCGCATCCTGCGCGTCGGCTTCGTCGGCGAGCTCGGCTACGAGATCCATTGCCCGTCCGGCCAGGGCGAGGCGCTGTGGGACATGCTGCACGAAGCCGGCAAGCCCTTCGGCATGAAGCCCTTCGGCGTCGAGGCCCAGCGCGTGCTGCGGCTCGAAAAGGGCCACATCATCGTCGGGCAGGACACCGACGGGCTGACCAATCCGGCCGAGGCGGGGATGGAATGGGCGCTCGCCCGCAAGAAGCCGTTCTATGTCGGCAAGCGGGCCGTCGACATGCAGATCGCCAAGGGCGTGACGCGGCGGCTGGTCGGCTTCGCCCTGGCCGACCCGGCGGCGCCCGCGCCCAAGGAATGCCATCTCGTCATCCGCGACGGGCAGATCGCCGGGCGGGTGACGTCGGCCGTGCTCTCGCCCTCGCTCGGCAAGGTCGTCGGCCTCGCTTACCTGCCGCCCGACCTCGCGGAGGCCGGATCCGGCTTCTCGATCCGCATCGAAGGCGGGCGCATGATCGAGGCGACGGTGGTGCCGACGCCCTTCTACGATCCCGAGAACAAGCGGCAGGACCTGTGA
- a CDS encoding NADPH-dependent FMN reductase produces the protein MIRLLALSGSLRARSSNGALLEAAALLAPAGMRIEPFAGIGALPHFNPDLEAGALPDAVRALRERVGAADGLLISCPEYARGIPGSFKNALDWLVGGPEFPGKPVALFNASPRASDAQTALRLVLRTMSGRVVEEASLTVPLLAAGLDGEAIAAQAGIAAAIVASLQAFARAIPAPE, from the coding sequence ATGATCCGCCTTCTCGCCCTCTCCGGGAGCCTTCGGGCCCGGTCCTCCAACGGCGCGCTTCTGGAGGCCGCCGCCCTGCTGGCGCCTGCCGGCATGCGCATCGAGCCGTTCGCGGGCATCGGCGCCCTGCCGCACTTCAACCCCGATCTCGAAGCCGGCGCGCTGCCGGACGCGGTCCGCGCCCTGCGCGAACGGGTCGGCGCCGCGGACGGGTTGCTGATCTCCTGCCCCGAATATGCGCGCGGCATTCCCGGCTCGTTCAAGAACGCGCTCGACTGGCTGGTGGGCGGGCCGGAATTCCCGGGCAAGCCGGTCGCGCTGTTCAACGCCTCGCCGCGCGCTTCCGACGCGCAGACGGCGCTGCGCCTGGTGCTGCGCACGATGTCCGGCCGGGTTGTGGAGGAAGCCTCGCTGACGGTGCCCCTGCTCGCCGCCGGCCTCGACGGGGAGGCGATCGCGGCGCAGGCCGGGATCGCGGCGGCGATCGTTGCCTCCCTCCAGGCCTTCGCCCGGGCGATACCGGCGCCCGAATGA
- a CDS encoding DUF2189 domain-containing protein, with the protein MTIRNPVEWGIDAVRTTAHGVGGIGQTLHRPAADFDTASPVVRRIDYGDLGRALAKGFADFGAYRTDVVFIGLIYPLAGLVLGQLALGNGMLPLIFPLVSGFALLGPVAAIGLYEMSRRRERGLEVTWAHTLDVCRSPSFGAILGLSLLLALIFAAWIGAAALLYRATLGPAVPVSIAAFVSDVFTTGAGWAMMVTGIGVGFLFALLVLAIGAVSFPMLLDRRIRVATAVRTSVEVARTNPGPMLAWGFIVACALVVGSLPLLLGLIVVMPVLGHATWHLYRSTVG; encoded by the coding sequence ATGACGATCAGAAATCCTGTTGAATGGGGCATCGACGCGGTCCGGACCACGGCGCATGGCGTCGGCGGCATCGGGCAGACCCTCCACCGCCCGGCGGCGGACTTCGACACGGCCTCCCCGGTCGTGCGTCGTATCGACTACGGCGATCTCGGGCGCGCGCTCGCCAAGGGCTTCGCCGATTTCGGCGCCTATCGCACCGATGTCGTCTTCATCGGCCTGATCTATCCGCTCGCCGGCCTTGTCCTGGGCCAGCTCGCGCTCGGCAACGGCATGCTGCCGCTGATCTTTCCGCTCGTCTCGGGCTTCGCCCTGCTCGGGCCGGTGGCCGCGATCGGCCTCTACGAGATGAGCCGGCGGCGGGAGCGCGGGCTGGAGGTGACCTGGGCGCATACGCTCGATGTCTGCCGCTCACCGTCCTTCGGCGCCATTCTGGGCCTGAGCCTCCTGCTGGCGCTGATCTTCGCCGCCTGGATCGGCGCGGCGGCGCTGCTCTACCGCGCGACGCTCGGGCCGGCCGTCCCGGTCTCGATCGCGGCGTTCGTCTCCGACGTCTTCACCACCGGAGCCGGTTGGGCGATGATGGTGACGGGCATCGGCGTCGGCTTCCTGTTCGCCCTTCTCGTGCTGGCCATCGGTGCGGTGTCGTTTCCGATGCTGCTCGACCGCCGGATCCGGGTGGCCACGGCGGTCCGCACATCGGTGGAGGTAGCCAGGACCAATCCGGGTCCGATGCTGGCCTGGGGCTTCATCGTTGCCTGTGCGCTGGTGGTCGGCTCCCTCCCGCTGCTCCTCGGCCTCATCGTCGTGATGCCGGTGCTTGGCCATGCGACGTGGCATCTGTACCGGAGCACCGTCGGCTGA
- a CDS encoding helix-turn-helix domain-containing protein: protein MTKRVVVPGPRVERAATERGGAERSPPSPYRGDQAAIAHTTGIPYADPVDPEDGEGPFSDAFPTRNFPSGAALAGQDPHALGGARDNTLEVAIGREVRAFRNKLGITVSDLAAATGLSLGMLSKIENGVTSPSLTTLQTLSRALGVPVTAFFRRFEERRDAVFVRAGEGLLIERRGTRAGHQYRLLGHTSGHTGRVVVEPYVITLTEGSDVFPLFQHSGLEFIYMLEGEVVYRHADKLYTLQPGDSLFFDADAPHGPDEMRKLPIRFLSIISYARDDE, encoded by the coding sequence ATGACGAAACGGGTGGTCGTGCCAGGCCCCAGGGTTGAACGCGCCGCAACCGAACGCGGCGGAGCCGAGCGCAGCCCGCCATCGCCCTATCGCGGAGACCAGGCGGCGATCGCCCATACGACCGGCATCCCCTATGCCGACCCGGTGGATCCGGAAGACGGCGAAGGCCCCTTCTCGGATGCCTTTCCCACCCGCAACTTCCCCTCGGGTGCCGCCCTGGCCGGACAGGACCCGCATGCCCTCGGCGGCGCCCGCGACAACACGCTCGAAGTGGCGATCGGCCGCGAGGTTCGCGCCTTCCGCAACAAGCTCGGCATCACGGTCTCCGATCTCGCCGCCGCCACCGGCCTGTCCCTCGGCATGCTCTCGAAGATCGAGAACGGCGTCACCTCGCCCTCGCTCACCACGCTCCAGACGCTGTCGCGCGCGCTCGGCGTGCCGGTCACGGCCTTTTTCCGCCGCTTCGAGGAGCGGCGCGACGCGGTGTTCGTGAGGGCCGGCGAAGGGCTTCTGATCGAACGGCGCGGCACGCGCGCCGGGCACCAGTACCGCCTGCTCGGCCATACCAGCGGCCATACCGGGCGCGTGGTGGTCGAGCCCTATGTCATCACGCTGACGGAGGGGTCGGACGTCTTCCCGCTGTTCCAGCATTCGGGCCTGGAGTTCATCTACATGCTCGAAGGCGAGGTGGTCTACCGGCACGCCGACAAGCTCTACACCCTGCAGCCCGGCGACAGCCTGTTCTTCGACGCCGACGCACCACACGGCCCGGACGAGATGCGCAAGCTCCCCATCCGCTTCCTCTCCATCATCTCCTATGCGCGGGACGACGAATAG
- a CDS encoding YidB family protein — protein sequence MGFFDDALNKAAPGGNLAKPLIIAAGALLLAKYLHGNDGAPAPAPAPAPASPPVPQPSAADQGGGLLGGLGGLLERFQQAGHGNVIDSWIGNGQNAPIQPGTLGQVLGSQTISDLAQKAGINEQDLLNQLAQNLPNIIHNLTPNGRLPTPNEVGQ from the coding sequence ATGGGCTTTTTCGACGATGCGCTCAACAAGGCCGCCCCGGGCGGCAACCTGGCCAAGCCGCTGATCATCGCGGCCGGCGCCCTGCTCCTGGCCAAATATCTTCACGGCAATGACGGCGCGCCGGCCCCGGCGCCCGCTCCGGCGCCGGCCTCGCCGCCCGTCCCGCAGCCGTCCGCTGCGGACCAGGGCGGGGGCCTGCTCGGCGGGCTCGGCGGGCTGCTCGAGCGCTTCCAGCAGGCCGGGCACGGCAACGTCATCGATTCCTGGATCGGCAATGGCCAGAACGCGCCGATCCAGCCGGGCACGCTCGGCCAGGTCCTCGGTTCGCAGACGATCTCCGACCTCGCGCAAAAGGCCGGCATCAACGAGCAGGACCTTTTGAACCAGCTCGCGCAGAACCTGCCCAACATCATCCACAACCTGACGCCCAACGGGCGCCTGCCGACGCCGAACGAGGTCGGGCAGTAG